The Odocoileus virginianus isolate 20LAN1187 ecotype Illinois chromosome 3, Ovbor_1.2, whole genome shotgun sequence genome includes a window with the following:
- the LOC110146553 gene encoding olfactory receptor 7A17-like encodes MAPRNLTGVSKFLLLGFSEEPELQPFIFELFLSMYLITVFGNLLIILAVSSNLHLHTPMYFFLSNLSFVDICFTSTTIPKMLVNIQTKSKVITYEACITQMYFFTLFGGLDILLLTVMAYDRFMAICHPLHYTVIMNPQLCELLVLVSWVMSALHSLLESLMVLRLSFCTLLEIPHFFCELNQMIQFASSDTFLNNVVMYSGAVLLAGGSLTCILYSYSKIISSIYGITSSQGKYRAFSTCASHLSIVSLFYCTGLGVYLSSASTNSSHSSATASVMYTVVTPMLNPFIYSLRNKDLKRGLKILFGKVTLKGPLS; translated from the coding sequence ATGGCACCAAGGAACCTAACAGGTGTTTCCaagtttcttcttctgggattttcAGAAGAACCAGAATTGCAACCCTTCATATTTGAGCTTTTCCTCTCCATGTACCTGATCACTGTGTTTGGAAACCTGCTCATTATTCTGGCTGTCAGTTCAAATCTCCACcttcacacccccatgtacttctttctttccaacctgtcctttgtagacatctgtttcacctccaccaccatcccaAAGATGCTGGTGAATATACAGACAAAGAGCAAAGTTATAACCTATGAAGCCTGCATCACCCAGATGTATTTCTTCACACTTTTTGGAGGACTGGACATCTTGCTCCTAACAGTGATGGCCTATGATCGCTTCATGGCCATCTGTCACCCCCTGCACTACACGGTCATCATGAACCCCCAGCTCTGCGAACTGTTGGTGCTGGTGTCCTGGGTCATGAGTGCCCTGCATTCCTTGTTAGAAAGCTTAATGGTGTTGCGACTGTCCTTCTGTACCTTGTTAGAAATTCctcactttttctgtgaactcAATCAGATGATCCAATTTGCCAGTTCAGACACCTTTCTCAACAATGTGGTGATGTACTCTGGAGCTGTGTTGCTGGCTGGTGGTTCCCTCACATGTATCCTTTACTCTTACTCTAAGATAATTTCCTCCATATATGGAATCACATCATCTCAGGGGAAGTATAGAGCATTTTCCACCTGTGCATCTCACCTctccattgtttccttattttattgTACGGGTTTAGGAGTGTACCTTAGCTCTGCCAGTACCAACAGTTCACACTCAAGTGCAACAGCCTCGgtgatgtacactgtggtcacacccatgctgaacccctttaTCTACAGTCtgagaaataaagacttaaagAGGGGTCTGAAAATACTCTTTGGAAAGGTGACTCTAAAAGGGCCATTGTCCTAG